The Streptomyces puniciscabiei genome includes a window with the following:
- a CDS encoding acyl carrier protein yields MSYQEKDFSAIVQDAVADALGIDIEEVVPEATLLGDLDAESIDLLDVLFRIERASDVKIKVADIAELLQGGIPDEEFADEDDIINEVGLAQLKKSLPQIDVQELAGKLTADEVLTLFTVQNLTDLVAERASLAAAAA; encoded by the coding sequence ATGTCGTACCAGGAGAAAGACTTCTCCGCCATCGTCCAGGACGCCGTCGCCGACGCGCTGGGCATCGACATCGAGGAGGTCGTGCCCGAGGCCACCCTGCTGGGCGACCTGGACGCCGAGTCCATAGACCTGCTCGACGTCCTGTTCCGCATCGAGCGGGCCTCGGACGTGAAGATCAAGGTCGCGGACATCGCCGAACTGCTCCAGGGCGGCATCCCCGACGAGGAGTTCGCCGACGAGGACGACATCATCAACGAGGTCGGCCTGGCGCAGCTGAAGAAGTCCCTGCCGCAGATCGACGTGCAGGAACTGGCCGGCAAGCTCACGGCGGACGAGGTACTGACCCTGTTCACCGTGCAGAACCTGACGGACCTGGTGGCCGAGCGTGCCTCACTCGCAGCAGCCGCTGCGTGA
- the acpS gene encoding holo-ACP synthase, with translation MPHSQQPLREPGAGRSPGPPDPPQLRVRTGVDLAEVGRVEELMASQPGLRERVFTPRELAYCDRRRRTGEHLAGRWAVKEAVIKCLGTGMTPHMEWTDIEVVNDRGGRPRVRLHGEVEAVAQDLGMHHIDISLSHSGGLAVAQAVLVCLADPPGTAPGSGPPTRTTPDTAPHSTHTAEGDDPHEA, from the coding sequence GTGCCTCACTCGCAGCAGCCGCTGCGTGAGCCGGGCGCGGGGCGGTCACCCGGCCCCCCGGACCCACCGCAGCTGCGGGTGCGGACCGGCGTGGACCTGGCCGAGGTGGGCCGGGTCGAGGAGCTGATGGCCTCGCAACCCGGGCTGCGCGAGCGGGTGTTCACCCCCCGCGAGCTGGCCTACTGCGACCGCCGCAGACGGACCGGGGAACACCTCGCGGGCCGCTGGGCCGTCAAGGAGGCCGTCATCAAATGCCTCGGGACCGGGATGACCCCGCACATGGAGTGGACGGACATCGAGGTCGTCAACGACCGCGGTGGACGCCCCCGGGTACGGCTGCACGGCGAGGTGGAGGCCGTCGCCCAGGACCTCGGCATGCACCACATCGACATCTCCCTGAGCCACAGCGGAGGTCTCGCCGTGGCCCAGGCCGTCCTGGTGTGCCTGGCCGACCCGCCCGGCACGGCCCCCGGCTCCGGGCCGCCCACCCGCACGACGCCGGACACGGCACCCCACAGCACACACACGGCAGAAGGAGACGATCCGCATGAGGCTTGA
- a CDS encoding beta-ketoacyl-[acyl-carrier-protein] synthase family protein, with amino-acid sequence MNRRVVVTGMGAVTPLGNDAESTWQGLAEGRSGVGQLTSIDTTGHDVTIAGEVKDFDLADAVPAWVGLRRLLRPGTFGVGAAWEALRNAGVGKDTYDGADMGVSMGGSVDRPDLQWLVDVGALREETGRSDAFFPYAPSDSLSYSQSIPTAAMARMLDATGPMLGVSTACSGSAHAIGEAFRTLQEGDAQLMLAGGYDSLTSWLDLVGFSLLGALTKEYNDDPTRASRPFDGKRSGFVLGEGGVAFVLEDLEAARARGAHIFAEILGYGTSLNAWRVTDSPPDGSGAIESMQAAIADAGLEPSDIDYVAAHGTSTHGNDLSETTAIKKVFGDHAYRLLVSSPKSMAGHLTSAGAALSVFAAIGAINHGLVPPTINQETPDRKLDLDFVPNTARKHDVRHALINAFAFGGTNVGLVVGRYENEGAETEEQR; translated from the coding sequence ATGAACCGCAGAGTGGTCGTCACCGGCATGGGCGCCGTCACGCCGCTCGGCAACGACGCCGAGAGCACCTGGCAGGGCCTGGCCGAAGGACGCAGCGGGGTCGGGCAGTTGACCTCGATCGACACCACCGGACACGACGTGACCATCGCCGGCGAGGTCAAGGACTTCGACCTCGCCGACGCCGTGCCCGCCTGGGTCGGCCTGCGCCGTCTGCTGCGGCCGGGCACCTTCGGCGTGGGCGCGGCCTGGGAGGCGCTGCGCAACGCGGGTGTCGGCAAGGACACCTACGACGGCGCGGACATGGGCGTGTCCATGGGTGGCAGCGTGGACCGCCCGGACCTGCAGTGGCTGGTGGACGTCGGGGCGCTGCGCGAGGAGACCGGCCGCAGCGACGCGTTCTTCCCGTACGCGCCCTCGGACTCGCTGTCCTACAGCCAGAGCATCCCCACCGCCGCGATGGCCAGGATGCTGGACGCGACCGGCCCGATGCTGGGCGTGTCCACCGCCTGCTCGGGCTCGGCGCACGCCATCGGAGAGGCCTTCCGCACCCTTCAGGAGGGTGACGCGCAGCTCATGCTCGCGGGCGGCTACGACTCGCTGACGTCCTGGCTCGACCTGGTGGGCTTCAGCCTGCTGGGGGCGCTCACCAAGGAGTACAACGACGACCCGACCCGGGCCAGCCGCCCCTTCGACGGCAAGCGGTCCGGGTTCGTCCTCGGGGAGGGCGGCGTCGCCTTCGTCCTGGAGGACCTGGAGGCGGCCCGCGCCCGCGGGGCGCACATCTTCGCCGAGATCCTGGGCTACGGCACCAGCCTCAACGCCTGGCGGGTCACCGACTCGCCGCCGGACGGCAGCGGGGCCATCGAGTCCATGCAGGCCGCGATCGCGGACGCCGGTCTCGAACCGTCCGACATCGACTACGTCGCGGCACACGGCACCAGCACCCACGGGAACGACCTGTCGGAGACCACGGCGATCAAGAAGGTGTTCGGCGACCACGCCTACCGGCTGCTGGTCAGCTCGCCCAAGTCGATGGCCGGTCACCTCACCTCGGCGGGTGCCGCGCTCAGCGTGTTCGCCGCGATCGGGGCGATCAACCACGGTCTCGTGCCGCCGACCATCAACCAGGAGACCCCCGACCGCAAGCTCGACCTCGACTTCGTCCCCAACACGGCGCGCAAGCACGACGTGCGGCACGCCCTCATCAACGCCTTCGCCTTCGGCGGCACCAACGTCGGGCTGGTCGTGGGGCGTTACGAGAACGAAGGCGCCGAAACGGAGGAACAGCGATGA
- a CDS encoding beta-ketoacyl-[acyl-carrier-protein] synthase family protein, protein MSGTGRQVVVSGIGLLTALGEGPEANWKAMVAGECGIGPIRAYDPSPLQTRLGGEIAGFDATRFASRRQLRTINRGDRLALAAARLALDDAGLPHNQAGGEELGHRAGLYLGGNKSIGRMDQLIEELKVIRRPDGRADLAHLGRHADVIMPPLFFVEGLQPGAVFNISQTYGIRGASAFFAGGADAGATAIGRGMRAVRRGDADVVIAGGYEDATDWWAMTLLDRLGVLTTRNDRGQAAYRPFDRERSGAVPGEGAALLVLEEKQAALRRGARIYAELTGYGAGHDCGTPPAPDAQGRGLSRAVRHALRDARLSAGDLGYIAADGSGTRLGDASESAGLRTALGAAAASVPVSTVKPQTGHLVGGGGALNAAVCALALHHGALPATLNLDDPDPVCALDHVRGSAREARPAHAMALARGIEGQAVALSLSRPA, encoded by the coding sequence ATGAGCGGCACCGGACGTCAGGTCGTCGTCAGCGGCATCGGCCTGCTGACCGCCCTGGGGGAAGGCCCCGAGGCCAACTGGAAGGCGATGGTGGCGGGCGAGTGCGGGATCGGCCCGATCCGTGCCTACGACCCGTCGCCGCTGCAGACCCGGCTGGGCGGCGAGATAGCCGGCTTCGACGCCACCCGGTTCGCCAGCAGGCGCCAGCTGCGCACCATCAACCGCGGCGACCGCCTCGCGCTGGCCGCCGCCCGGCTCGCCCTCGACGACGCGGGCCTGCCGCACAACCAGGCCGGGGGCGAGGAGCTCGGCCACCGGGCCGGCCTCTACCTGGGGGGCAACAAGTCGATCGGCCGCATGGACCAGCTGATCGAGGAGCTGAAGGTCATCCGCCGCCCGGACGGCCGGGCCGACCTGGCGCACCTCGGCCGGCACGCGGACGTCATCATGCCGCCGCTGTTCTTCGTCGAAGGCCTGCAGCCCGGCGCGGTGTTCAACATCTCGCAGACGTACGGCATCCGGGGCGCCAGCGCGTTCTTCGCGGGCGGCGCGGACGCGGGGGCCACCGCGATCGGCCGGGGCATGCGCGCGGTGCGCCGCGGGGACGCGGACGTGGTGATCGCGGGCGGCTACGAGGACGCCACCGACTGGTGGGCGATGACGCTGCTCGACCGGCTCGGCGTGCTCACCACGCGCAACGACCGCGGTCAGGCGGCGTACCGGCCCTTCGACCGGGAGCGCAGCGGAGCGGTCCCCGGCGAGGGTGCCGCGCTGCTGGTGCTGGAGGAGAAGCAGGCCGCGCTGCGCCGCGGCGCCCGCATCTACGCCGAGCTGACCGGCTACGGCGCCGGCCACGACTGCGGTACGCCGCCGGCGCCGGACGCCCAGGGCCGGGGCCTGTCGCGGGCGGTGCGGCACGCGCTGCGCGACGCCCGGCTGTCCGCCGGCGACCTCGGCTACATCGCCGCCGACGGCTCGGGCACCCGGCTCGGTGACGCCTCGGAGAGCGCGGGACTGCGCACCGCGCTGGGCGCGGCCGCCGCGTCCGTGCCGGTGAGCACCGTGAAGCCGCAGACGGGTCACCTCGTCGGCGGTGGCGGTGCGCTGAACGCCGCCGTGTGCGCGCTGGCCCTGCACCACGGGGCGCTGCCCGCGACGCTCAACCTCGACGACCCCGACCCGGTGTGCGCACTGGACCATGTCCGCGGCAGCGCGCGGGAGGCCAGGCCCGCACACGCGATGGCGCTGGCCCGGGGCATCGAGGGCCAGGCCGTGGCCCTCAGCCTGTCCAGGCCCGCGTGA